Proteins encoded in a region of the Methylobacterium radiotolerans JCM 2831 genome:
- a CDS encoding DUF2239 family protein has product MDQDRLGQGSDGSAVSDEGRPTFTAFVGPRRLASGALRDVALAVKALAAEGGDPVLTFDDRSGSVVDLDLRGTEADVVARLARRETADAAASGRVSRPDSEGAARGRGRPKLGVIAREVTLLPRQWEWLAAQPGGASQALRRLVDEARRTDDGQARVRAAREAAYRFLAAVAGDRPGFEEVIRALFAGDGAGFAGRMAAWPPDIRDHALKLAAPAAPSAGPDAPSRTRP; this is encoded by the coding sequence ATGGACCAGGACAGGCTCGGGCAGGGCTCGGACGGGTCTGCCGTTTCGGACGAGGGACGGCCGACCTTCACCGCCTTCGTGGGCCCGCGGCGGCTCGCCAGCGGCGCCCTGCGCGACGTGGCGCTCGCCGTGAAGGCGCTGGCGGCGGAGGGCGGCGACCCGGTCCTGACCTTCGACGATCGGTCCGGTTCCGTCGTCGACCTCGACCTGCGCGGCACCGAGGCGGACGTCGTCGCTCGGCTCGCCCGGCGCGAAACGGCGGACGCCGCCGCGAGCGGTCGCGTGAGCCGGCCCGACTCCGAGGGCGCCGCGCGGGGCCGCGGTCGCCCCAAGCTCGGCGTGATCGCCCGCGAGGTGACGCTGCTCCCCCGTCAGTGGGAGTGGCTCGCGGCGCAGCCCGGCGGCGCCTCGCAGGCGCTGCGGCGCCTCGTCGACGAGGCGCGGCGCACGGATGACGGACAGGCCCGGGTGCGGGCTGCCCGCGAGGCCGCCTACCGCTTCCTCGCCGCCGTGGCGGGCGATCGCCCCGGTTTCGAGGAGGTGATCCGGGCGCTCTTCGCCGGCGACGGCGCGGGCTTCGCCGGCCGCATGGCGGCGTGGCCCCCCGACATCCGGGACCACGCGCTGAAGCTCGCGGCCCCGGCCGCCCCGTCGGCGGGTCCGGATGCGCCGTCGCGCACCCGGCCCTGA
- a CDS encoding methyl-accepting chemotaxis protein, with the protein MRLHLTVKASLLAAFGLLALLCAGQAVLTTLTLSGIRANVTGVATNWLPSVVAITNIRAAASDVRIKQLRTLTLSGSPETRADNARQTDQAVAALAAARKAYEPLISSDAERALYDAFGATWERYQTVGREAARLAEAGQGADGIRLMADPANIDLYNEARDTLAKDVALNERGAHADAESAMAATDFATLTAYLSAALSVLAACGATAFVLLRVSRPIQAMTGAMTVLAAGDTGGEVPHRARRDEVGAMAAAVQVFKDNLIRTRRLEDETAQARLAAEEQRKAGMRQMADDFEAAVGGIIGTVSSSATELQATAQAMTATATETASQSTTVAAAAEEAASNVSTVAAAAEELGSSVQEIGRQVQGSASLAHLAVSEADQTGLRVQELSAAVTRIGDVVGLISNIAGQTNLLALNATIEAARAGAAGKGFAVVASEVKALAEQTARATHEISGQIAQIQASTGQAVTSIAGITGRIREISGVATSIAAAVEQQGAATQEIVRNVAQASTGTSEVTGNMAGVAQASEETGAAAGQVLDAASELSRQSEHLGAEVGRFLATVRAA; encoded by the coding sequence ATGCGCCTTCACCTGACAGTCAAAGCGTCGCTCCTCGCCGCCTTCGGCCTCCTCGCGCTCCTGTGCGCCGGCCAGGCCGTTCTCACGACCCTCACGCTCTCCGGGATCCGGGCCAACGTCACGGGCGTCGCCACGAACTGGCTCCCCTCCGTCGTGGCGATCACCAACATCCGCGCCGCGGCCTCGGATGTGCGCATCAAGCAGTTGCGCACGCTGACCCTGTCCGGCAGTCCCGAGACGCGGGCCGACAACGCGCGGCAGACCGACCAGGCCGTCGCGGCGCTCGCCGCCGCCCGGAAGGCCTACGAGCCGCTGATCTCGTCGGACGCGGAGCGGGCCCTCTACGACGCCTTCGGCGCCACCTGGGAGCGCTACCAGACCGTCGGCCGCGAGGCGGCGCGCCTGGCGGAGGCGGGCCAGGGTGCCGACGGCATCCGGCTCATGGCCGACCCGGCCAACATCGATCTCTACAACGAGGCCCGCGACACGCTGGCCAAGGACGTCGCCCTGAACGAGCGCGGCGCGCACGCGGACGCCGAGAGCGCCATGGCGGCGACGGATTTCGCGACCCTGACGGCCTATCTCTCCGCCGCGCTGAGCGTGCTGGCGGCCTGCGGCGCCACCGCGTTCGTGCTGCTGCGCGTGTCCCGCCCGATCCAGGCGATGACGGGCGCGATGACCGTCCTGGCCGCGGGCGACACGGGGGGCGAGGTGCCCCACCGCGCGCGCCGCGACGAGGTCGGCGCGATGGCGGCGGCCGTTCAGGTGTTCAAGGACAACCTGATCCGCACCCGCCGTCTGGAGGACGAGACCGCGCAGGCGCGCCTGGCCGCCGAGGAGCAGCGCAAGGCCGGCATGCGGCAGATGGCCGACGACTTCGAGGCCGCGGTCGGCGGGATCATCGGCACGGTGTCGTCCTCCGCGACCGAGCTGCAGGCGACCGCGCAGGCGATGACCGCCACCGCCACCGAGACCGCCAGCCAGTCGACGACCGTGGCGGCGGCGGCCGAGGAAGCCGCCTCCAACGTCAGCACGGTCGCGGCGGCGGCCGAGGAGCTCGGCTCGTCGGTGCAGGAGATCGGCCGGCAGGTGCAGGGCTCGGCCAGCCTCGCGCACCTCGCGGTGAGCGAGGCCGATCAGACCGGTCTCCGCGTGCAGGAACTCAGCGCCGCCGTCACCCGCATCGGCGACGTGGTCGGGCTGATCTCGAACATCGCCGGCCAGACCAACCTGCTGGCGCTCAACGCCACCATCGAGGCGGCCCGGGCCGGGGCCGCCGGCAAGGGCTTCGCGGTGGTGGCCTCCGAGGTCAAGGCGCTGGCCGAGCAGACCGCCAGGGCGACGCACGAGATCTCCGGCCAGATCGCGCAGATCCAGGCCTCGACCGGGCAGGCGGTCACGTCGATCGCCGGCATCACCGGCCGGATCCGCGAGATCAGCGGCGTGGCGACCTCGATCGCCGCCGCGGTCGAGCAGCAGGGTGCGGCGACCCAGGAGATCGTCCGCAACGTGGCGCAGGCCTCGACCGGCACCAGCGAGGTGACGGGCAACATGGCCGGGGTGGCGCAGGCGTCGGAGGAGACGGGGGCCGCGGCCGGCCAGGTCCTCGACGCGGCCTCGGAGCTGTCGCGGCAATCCGAGCATCTCGGCGCCGAGGTCGGCCGCTTCCTCGCGACCGTCCGCGCCGCCTGA
- a CDS encoding aliphatic sulfonate ABC transporter substrate-binding protein — MTTTRRRAAALILALGAGLATGAAAQDAAPKEFRIGYQKVGVVVVARRQGVIETRLAPQGVAVRWVEFQAGPPLLEALHAGSIDFGFAGDTPPIFAQAAGNDLVYVGASVLSGDGEAVVVKASSAIRTVADLKGRTVAVARGTSSHNLLVTALEKAGLAFSDVRPAYLLPSDAGAAFANGSVDAWVIWDPYLALAQAHDDTRVLTTSRQTHAVSDFFLARRSFADRYPGIVTATVAALADAAAWAEAHRDQVAQVLSSVTGVPYPIETVVAARSEFGVGPVTDALAAKQQSTADRFHRLGLLPRPIQVRDALWTPPRT, encoded by the coding sequence GTGACGACAACACGACGCCGCGCCGCGGCCCTGATCCTCGCCCTCGGGGCGGGCCTCGCCACCGGCGCGGCCGCGCAGGACGCGGCGCCGAAGGAGTTCCGGATCGGCTACCAGAAGGTCGGCGTGGTCGTGGTGGCGCGCCGGCAGGGCGTCATCGAGACGCGTCTGGCGCCGCAGGGCGTCGCCGTCCGCTGGGTCGAGTTCCAGGCCGGGCCGCCGCTGCTGGAGGCCCTCCACGCGGGCAGCATCGATTTCGGCTTCGCCGGGGACACGCCGCCGATCTTCGCGCAGGCGGCCGGCAACGATCTCGTCTATGTCGGCGCCTCGGTGCTGTCCGGCGACGGCGAGGCCGTCGTGGTGAAGGCGAGCTCGGCGATCCGCACCGTCGCCGACCTCAAGGGCCGGACCGTCGCGGTGGCGCGGGGCACCAGTTCGCACAACCTGCTGGTGACGGCCCTGGAGAAGGCGGGCCTCGCCTTCTCCGATGTCAGGCCCGCCTACCTGCTGCCCTCCGACGCCGGCGCCGCCTTCGCGAACGGCAGCGTCGACGCCTGGGTGATCTGGGATCCCTACCTCGCCCTGGCGCAGGCGCACGACGACACGCGGGTCCTCACCACCTCGCGGCAGACCCACGCCGTCTCGGACTTCTTCCTGGCGCGCCGGAGCTTCGCCGACCGTTACCCGGGGATCGTCACGGCGACGGTGGCGGCGCTGGCGGACGCGGCCGCCTGGGCGGAGGCCCACCGGGATCAGGTCGCGCAGGTGCTGTCGAGCGTGACCGGCGTCCCGTACCCGATCGAGACGGTCGTCGCCGCGCGCTCCGAGTTCGGCGTCGGCCCGGTCACGGACGCGCTCGCGGCCAAGCAGCAATCGACCGCCGACCGGTTCCACCGGCTCGGGCTGCTCCCGCGGCCGATCCAGGTCCGGGACGCGCTCTGGACGCCGCCGCGGACCTGA
- a CDS encoding TonB-dependent receptor, whose amino-acid sequence MTLSEISVVSAAPPVVPAAGTPGASAGYVGGVTGIGGALLTVDAASAGLIGGAALNARPVTRPGEVLEAVPGLIVTQHSGEGKANQYFLRGFNLDHGTDIAISVDGMPVNMRTHAHGQGYADLNFLIPELVGAVEYHKGPYFVRDGDFASAGSVRIDYLDTVQKNLALTTIGSFGYKRGLSIASVPVGEGNLLVAGEAQVYDGPWAVPDALRKLNGVARYSQGTALDGFAVTGMAYASRWTATNQIPERAVGAGLIGRYGTLNPTDGGDTGRFSLSGRFSATDDTGITRASAYVIRYQMNLFNDFTYFLNDPVGGDQFHQLDQRVLGGGEVLHIFQGDLFGRPLEVEVGAQTRTDSIRVGLFNTAFRRYRSTVLDDRVLESSGALYLDTRVRWTPWLRTSVGLRADGYYADVRSDTPANSGRATDGIVNPKLGLVLGPWSDTEIYVNYGGGFHSNDARGVTATVDPASPLFNITRSPFLVPSTGYELGLRNRSIAGLETSLALFRLDFASENIFQGDTGTTEPSRPTRRFGVEWTNRYALTPWLALDGDLTITNARFSRYDPAGNRVPEAPTTIASAGVTFGEPLGWFGSLRFRYFGPRPLIEDNSIRSRSTALVNGRIGYAFGNGVSVSLDVLNLTNSRSDQITYAYASRLPGEPAEGLIDRVFHPVEPTAVRLTIAGRF is encoded by the coding sequence GTGACCCTGTCCGAGATCTCGGTGGTCTCGGCTGCGCCCCCGGTCGTCCCCGCGGCCGGCACGCCCGGCGCCAGCGCCGGCTACGTCGGCGGCGTCACCGGGATCGGCGGCGCCCTGCTGACCGTCGACGCGGCCAGCGCCGGCCTCATCGGCGGCGCGGCCCTCAACGCCCGCCCGGTGACGCGCCCCGGCGAGGTGCTGGAGGCGGTGCCGGGCCTGATCGTCACCCAGCACAGCGGGGAGGGGAAGGCCAACCAGTACTTCCTGCGCGGCTTCAACCTCGACCACGGGACCGACATCGCCATCAGCGTCGACGGCATGCCGGTCAACATGCGCACCCACGCCCACGGCCAGGGCTACGCCGACCTCAACTTCCTCATCCCCGAACTCGTCGGCGCGGTGGAGTATCACAAGGGACCGTACTTCGTGCGCGACGGCGACTTCGCCTCCGCGGGCTCGGTGCGCATCGACTATCTCGACACCGTTCAGAAGAACCTCGCGCTGACCACGATCGGCAGCTTCGGCTACAAGCGGGGCCTGTCGATCGCCTCGGTGCCGGTGGGCGAGGGCAACCTGCTCGTGGCCGGCGAGGCGCAGGTCTACGACGGGCCGTGGGCCGTCCCGGACGCGCTGCGCAAGCTCAACGGCGTCGCCCGCTACAGCCAGGGCACGGCGCTGGACGGGTTCGCGGTCACCGGCATGGCCTACGCGTCCCGCTGGACGGCCACCAACCAGATCCCGGAGCGGGCCGTCGGCGCGGGGCTGATCGGCCGCTACGGCACCCTCAACCCCACGGATGGCGGCGACACCGGCCGGTTCTCGCTCTCGGGGCGGTTCAGCGCCACGGACGACACCGGGATCACGCGGGCCTCGGCCTACGTGATCCGCTACCAGATGAACCTGTTCAACGACTTCACCTACTTCCTCAACGATCCCGTCGGCGGCGACCAGTTCCACCAGCTCGACCAGCGCGTCCTCGGCGGCGGCGAGGTGCTGCACATCTTCCAGGGCGACCTGTTCGGCCGGCCGCTGGAAGTCGAGGTCGGCGCCCAGACCCGGACGGACTCGATCCGCGTCGGCCTGTTCAACACCGCCTTCCGCCGGTACCGGTCGACCGTGCTCGACGACCGCGTGCTGGAATCGAGCGGCGCCCTCTACCTGGACACGCGGGTGCGCTGGACCCCGTGGCTGCGCACGAGCGTCGGCCTGCGGGCGGACGGCTACTACGCCGATGTCCGCTCCGACACGCCGGCGAATTCCGGCCGGGCCACCGACGGCATCGTCAACCCGAAGCTCGGCCTCGTGCTCGGGCCCTGGTCCGACACCGAGATCTACGTGAATTACGGCGGCGGCTTCCACTCGAACGACGCGCGCGGCGTCACCGCCACGGTCGATCCCGCGAGCCCCCTGTTCAACATCACCCGGTCGCCCTTCCTGGTGCCCTCCACGGGCTACGAGCTGGGCCTGCGCAACCGCTCGATCGCCGGGCTGGAGACGAGCCTCGCCCTGTTCCGGCTCGACTTCGCCTCGGAGAACATCTTCCAGGGCGACACCGGCACCACGGAGCCGAGCCGCCCGACCCGGCGCTTCGGCGTCGAGTGGACGAACCGGTACGCGCTGACGCCGTGGCTCGCCCTGGACGGGGATCTGACGATCACCAACGCCCGGTTCTCCCGCTACGACCCGGCGGGCAACCGGGTCCCGGAAGCCCCCACGACCATCGCGTCGGCGGGGGTGACCTTCGGTGAGCCCCTCGGCTGGTTCGGGTCGCTCCGCTTCCGCTACTTCGGGCCGCGCCCGTTGATCGAGGACAACTCGATCCGCTCGCGGTCGACCGCCCTCGTCAACGGCCGGATCGGCTACGCCTTCGGCAATGGCGTGAGCGTCTCGCTGGACGTGCTGAACCTGACCAACAGCAGGTCCGACCAGATCACCTACGCGTACGCGTCCCGCCTGCCGGGTGAGCCCGCCGAGGGGCTGATCGACCGCGTCTTCCATCCCGTCGAGCCCACGGCCGTGCGCCTGACGATCGCCGGACGGTTCTGA
- the nikR gene encoding nickel-responsive transcriptional regulator NikR — MQRITITIDDALLTAVDDLCARRGYGSRSEAVRDIVRDALAPARAAETGGSGACYGALSYVYSHGTRDLARRLTGEGHEHGVSIASLHVHLNHDACLEVAVLRGPPARMQSYADAVVTQRGVRYGHLHLIPEGDDAPTRPGHGDGPE, encoded by the coding sequence ATGCAGCGCATCACCATCACCATCGACGACGCCCTGCTGACGGCGGTCGACGACCTCTGCGCGCGGCGCGGCTACGGCAGCCGCTCGGAGGCGGTGCGCGACATCGTCCGCGACGCCCTGGCGCCGGCCCGCGCCGCGGAGACCGGCGGATCGGGGGCCTGCTACGGGGCCCTGAGCTACGTCTACAGCCACGGCACCCGCGACCTGGCCCGCCGGCTGACCGGCGAGGGGCATGAGCACGGCGTCTCGATCGCCAGCCTGCACGTGCACCTGAACCACGACGCGTGCCTCGAGGTGGCGGTGCTGCGCGGGCCGCCGGCCCGGATGCAGAGCTACGCCGACGCCGTCGTCACGCAGCGCGGCGTCCGCTACGGCCACCTGCACCTCATCCCCGAGGGCGACGACGCGCCGACCCGTCCGGGCCACGGCGACGGCCCGGAGTGA
- a CDS encoding PepSY-associated TM helix domain-containing protein, with protein MGKTFRQSMAWLHAWSGLVVGWVLFAVFVTGTASYYRPEISQWMRPELRTDRTFGPADLAAAAERGVAYAQAHAGGARTWFLALPRPDRPVLELFWRTGPGRPPGHVLLDPDSGAPAAVRATRGGDFLYRFHFELNLPPLWGRWIVGACAMIMLVALISGLVTHRRIFADFFTFRRDKSAQRGWLDAHNVTGVLALPFHLMITYTGLATLMLMYVPWGLHAAYRGDSQRYFAESGQITAPRPPAGQPGTLAPVGPLVVRALAMRPEPLERITIVNPKDANATVVAVFEEPHGLSHEHPQIAFDGVTGAVLEVRAGGLRPATKTFTAMVGLHEAHFAGPALRVLFFLCGVAGSAMVATGLLLWAVARLPKGDAPGGFGLRLVQGLNVATIAGLPAAVAAYFLANRLLPAALPARAEWEVGAFFAVWLLVAAAALLRPAGRVWPETLTAAAALYGAVAAADVGRLVARRIGGDAPVEPVFLAFDGAMLALAALFLLAVRTIARRGGASRGPAKAAGLSIAGHARRDRARPGMPVPGDREPI; from the coding sequence GTGGGCAAGACCTTCCGGCAGTCGATGGCGTGGCTCCACGCCTGGTCGGGCCTCGTCGTCGGCTGGGTGCTGTTCGCCGTCTTCGTGACGGGCACGGCGAGCTACTACCGGCCGGAGATCTCGCAGTGGATGCGGCCCGAACTCCGCACCGACCGGACCTTCGGGCCGGCGGACCTCGCGGCGGCGGCCGAGCGCGGCGTCGCCTACGCTCAGGCCCATGCGGGCGGCGCGCGGACGTGGTTCCTCGCGCTGCCGCGGCCGGACAGGCCGGTGCTGGAGCTGTTCTGGCGGACGGGGCCGGGCCGCCCGCCCGGCCACGTCCTCCTGGATCCCGACAGCGGCGCGCCGGCGGCGGTGCGGGCGACGCGCGGCGGCGACTTCCTCTACCGCTTCCACTTCGAGCTGAACCTGCCGCCGCTCTGGGGCCGCTGGATCGTCGGCGCCTGCGCGATGATCATGCTGGTGGCGCTGATCTCGGGCCTCGTCACGCACCGGCGCATCTTCGCCGACTTCTTCACCTTCCGCCGGGACAAGTCCGCCCAGCGGGGCTGGCTCGACGCGCACAACGTCACGGGCGTCCTCGCCCTGCCGTTCCACCTGATGATCACCTATACCGGGCTCGCCACCCTCATGCTGATGTACGTGCCCTGGGGCCTGCACGCGGCCTATCGCGGCGACAGCCAGCGCTACTTCGCCGAATCCGGCCAGATCACCGCGCCGCGCCCGCCCGCCGGTCAGCCCGGCACGCTGGCGCCGGTCGGGCCGCTGGTGGTCCGCGCGCTGGCGATGCGGCCGGAGCCCCTGGAGCGGATCACCATCGTCAACCCGAAGGACGCCAACGCCACGGTGGTGGCGGTGTTCGAGGAGCCGCACGGCCTCTCCCACGAGCATCCGCAGATCGCCTTCGACGGCGTGACGGGCGCGGTCCTGGAGGTGCGCGCGGGCGGCCTGCGGCCGGCGACCAAGACGTTCACCGCGATGGTCGGCCTGCACGAGGCGCACTTCGCCGGCCCGGCCCTGCGGGTGCTGTTCTTCCTGTGCGGCGTGGCCGGCAGCGCCATGGTGGCGACCGGGCTGCTGCTCTGGGCCGTGGCGCGCCTGCCCAAGGGGGACGCGCCCGGGGGCTTCGGCCTGCGGCTCGTCCAGGGCCTGAACGTCGCCACGATCGCCGGCCTGCCCGCGGCCGTCGCCGCCTATTTCCTGGCCAACCGGCTCCTGCCGGCCGCGCTGCCCGCGCGGGCGGAGTGGGAGGTCGGGGCCTTCTTCGCCGTCTGGCTGCTCGTCGCCGCGGCGGCGCTCCTGCGCCCGGCCGGGCGGGTCTGGCCGGAGACGCTGACGGCGGCGGCCGCGTTGTACGGCGCCGTCGCGGCCGCGGATGTCGGACGCCTCGTCGCGCGCCGGATCGGCGGCGACGCGCCGGTCGAGCCGGTCTTCCTCGCCTTCGACGGCGCGATGCTGGCCCTCGCCGCCCTCTTCCTGCTCGCGGTCCGCACGATCGCGCGGCGCGGCGGAGCGTCCCGCGGCCCCGCGAAGGCCGCGGGGCTCTCGATCGCGGGGCACGCGCGGCGGGACCGGGCCCGGCCCGGCATGCCGGTACCGGGAGATCGTGAGCCGATATGA